In Hyperolius riggenbachi isolate aHypRig1 chromosome 10, aHypRig1.pri, whole genome shotgun sequence, a genomic segment contains:
- the LOC137534538 gene encoding zinc finger protein 84-like isoform X2, with amino-acid sequence MASALTMENKVGRAYMPKTDEEAATETESEYSASSGEEDSPHELDLKMQKTPRRRKRFSCSECGKHFSCYRKFEIHQRIHTGERPYKCSECGKCFIQKQHLQYHQRTHTGVKPYQCNECKKSFCSPQALSYHEKLHSGEKPFPCSECDKAYKSITTLKIHQRSHTGVKPYPCSECDRRFPTKNQLRSHQLVHTGEKAFECPKCGKCFSTKGHLESHKITHIGETPFKCSECGKSYRSKRYLLVHTKRVHIGEKTFACFECGQSFFLSTDLAKHEMIHTKLEKCEQEHSKRIRTKKEDYVCSECGKQFNSKGRLLQHERVHTGEKPFQCQECGKGFSQKSAMINHQLRAHLKEKAFQCLECNKTFVDKTELKVHERTHTGEKPFTCSECGKGFRIKQSLTAHQRRHTGEKPFACLDCGQMFSDIGKLVRHRNMHTMPYVCSQCGKAFGRKDQLDSHQRTHTGEKPFMCSECGKAYKDKAPLRMHLKIHTQERPFPCSECGKSFYTRADLIKHQMIHSDERPFPCLECDKRFRDNKSLVLHQRSHTGEKPFECRECGKRFSSSGNRSGHEKRHAGKKS; translated from the coding sequence ATGGCAAGTGCATTAACAATGGAAAACAAGGTGGGGAGGGCTTACATGCCAAAGACAGATGAGGAGGCTGCCACTGAAACAGAATCTGAGTATAGTGCCTCTAGTGGTGAGGAGGACTCTCCGCATGAATTGGATTTGAAGATGCAAAAGACACCACGTAGAAGAAAACGCTTCTCCTGCTCAGAATGTGGCAAACACTTTTCCTGTTATAGAAAGTTTGAGATtcaccagagaattcacacaggagagcgtccttacaagtgttccgagtgtgggaaatgcttcattCAAAAACAGCACCTTCAATACCATCAGCGTACCCATACTGGTGTGAAGCCTTATCAATGTAATGAGTGCAAAAAGAGTTTTTGTAGCCCCCAGGCTCTTTCATACCATGAGAAACTGCACAGTGGAGAAAAACCTTTCCCATGTTCAGAGTGTGATAAGGCATACAAGAGTATAACAACGCTCAAGATTCATCAGAGGTCTCATACAGGGGTCAAACCTTATCCATGTTCTGAGTGTGATAGAAGATTCCCTACGAAAAACCAACTAAGGTCACACCAACTGGTTCATACTGGAGAGAAAGCATTTGAGTGTcccaagtgtgggaaatgtttctctACAAAGGGACATCTTGAAAGCCACAAGATCACCCATATTGGAGAAACACCCTTCaaatgttcagagtgcgggaaaagTTACAGAAGTAAAAGATACCTTCTTGTCCATACAAAGAGAGTCCACATAGGAGAAAAAACATTTGCTTGCTTTGAATGTGGCCAATCCTTTTTTTTAAGTACTGACCTGGCCAAACATGAGATGATCCACACTAAATTAGAAAAATGCGAACAAGAGCATTCTAAACGCATTCGGACTAAGAAAGAAGACTATGTGTGTTCAGAGTGCGGCAAGCAGTTCAATTCAAAGGGCCGCCTATTGCAGCATGAGAGAGTACACACTGGAGAGAAACCTTTCCAGTGCcaagagtgtgggaaagggttttCTCAGAAGAGCGCCATGATAAACCACCAGCTGAGGGCTCACTTgaaggagaaggcttttcagtGCTTGGAGTGTAACAAGACATTTGTTGATAAGACAGAACTGAAAGTACATGAaagaactcacacaggagaaaaacctttcacctgttcagagtgtgggaaaggattcCGCATCAAACAAAGTCTGACAGCTCATCAAAGAAGGCATACCGGAGAAAAGCCTTTTGCTTGCCTAGATTGCGGGCAGATGTTTTCCGACATAGGCAAACTTGTCAGACACAGAAACATGCATACTATGCCCTATGTGTGCTCACAATGTGGGAAAGCCTTTGGCCGAAAGGATCAGCTCGATTCCCATCAGAGGACCCACACAGGCGAAAAACCTTTTATGTGTTCAGAATGTGGCAAAGCCTACAAGGATAAGGCTCCCCTGCGTATGCACCTGAAGATTCACACCCAGGAAAGACCATTTccctgttctgagtgtgggaagagTTTCTACACGAGGGCTGACCTCATCAAGCATCAGATGATTCACAGTGACGAGAGGCCATTTCCTTGCTTGGAATGTGACAAACGGTTTAGAGATAACAAGTCTCTTGTTTTACATCAACGTagccacactggagagaagccctttGAATGTCGGGAATGTGGAAAACGTTTCTCAAGTAGTGGTAATCGTTCTGGGCATGAGAAAAGACATGCGGGTAAAAAGTCTTAA